The sequence below is a genomic window from Pempheris klunzingeri isolate RE-2024b chromosome 12, fPemKlu1.hap1, whole genome shotgun sequence.
tatttctggTTAAAACCGACATTCATCCAAAACTTAGAGGTGATTTCAACAATGAACCAAACGCGTATGAAAGCGTTTGACCTTTAGGAGCACAAACAAGATCAAACTATAATATGATTTGATAAATAATGCAGCCTTGTGTGGAAAGACCTGGTATATAACTCTGCTTTACCACCAGCTTGTGCGTTATCTAACCCGCTGAACGCCACTTTTCGGCTTTTGCTTTCCATTTCCGTTGTTTGCTCatgtgctgctggtgtttccGGtggcacctgaaggcagcagcagtgtttgcgGACCGAGGCGCTGCTCAGACTACAACAATGAGTGAGAGCGAGCGCGTCCGGCTGGCGTGAAGTGAGGTTCGCTTCAGGGAAACCGCCCGTAATATCCAGCACATGTGCTCATTGGGTGAGTCTCCACGTGTGAACCGTCAGCAGGGACATTTTTAAACTCCGAGCACAGAAGAAGTGAAATGAAGGACAGCCGGTTGGTGTGGGTGCGGGCTCCTGCTGCGCCACAACTCTGCACGTTTAAAAAGTGTCTTTGTGCGTCaggttgtgtttcttttccatgtGCGGAGCATCTGCAGCACTAAGCATCGAGCTGGCTGATTGCCTTTCACATGTGTTGCCTTTCAGAGGTTTCCACTGCGTTAAATGGAGCTGGAGGACCAATGGTGGAAAGGACAACTCGCTGCAGACATTTACCAGGCGCTACGATACAAAGTGAGAGACACAATAACTTCTGATGGCTGCAGACAGTCATGGAAGTAATTCATCTGGTCTCCTTCACTGTTACGTCTAATGGATTTTttgtttcatacatttcatgtccacacacacacacacacacacacacatacataatgtaaataaacatgttgACACTTTGATTTTAACttaacttttaacattttcttattttttaagaaagtggaagaaaatgattttgcagttaaaaaaacaacttgtctTTCCTTTCTGATGGACATAAAAAGACAGTTTCTGAATGATGTCAGTATATCTGCGATGAGCCTCAGTCCAGCTGTGGGGTGTGCATGTTGTGTGTATATACGTTGTATTGTGACAGAATAAAGCCAAAGTAAACTGCACTGACTGTCTGAGACCTCAAACACAACACGTTGTCTAACAGGAGCTCAAGCTTCCCTCCTACAAAGGCCAGTCCCCTCAGCTCAACCTGAGAAGATGCTTTGCAGACCTCATTGCCATCATCAGCAACTGCTTCAGGCTGTGTCCTGCAGCCCGACACCTGGCCGTCTACCTGCTCGACCTCTTCATGGACCGCTATGACGTCACGgtgcagcagcttcacatgGTCTCGCTCTCATGCCTTCTTCTGGCCAGTAAGTTTGGAGCTGACGCTTCAGCACAAGATCGTTGAGTCTCTGCAcggtttgttgtgtgtttttttttttttcactgcaacTGTTCCTCATTGCAGGTAAATTTGAGGAAAGGGAGGACCGGGTGCCCAAGCTGGAGACCTTGAACAGCCTGGGCTGCATGAGCTCCATGAACCTGGTCCTGACCAAGCAGGGTTTACTTCacatggagctgctgctgctggaaacctTCCAGTGGAACCTGTACCTCCCTACAGCCGCTCATTTCATAGACTACTACCTGTCTATCGCAGTCCATGAGGGAGACCTCCATGACGGCTGGCCTATGACCTGCCTGGAGAAGACCAAACTGTACATGGCCAAGTATGCTGATTACTTTCTGGAGGTTTCTTTGCAAGGTAAGTAGCATTTCATAAGGCAACAGACGCTGTAATTCCTTTCAAATGCatattttatgcaaaaaaaaaatgctgcctTAAGTTTGATCTTCACAGAATGGAGGGAATGAATCCAGTATCTACCCACAAAATGTGCTctttagcttttttttccttttaacaaGATTTAAGAAAATTAAGTTGACTTCATGTATGGTGCATAAGGGTTAGCTGTAACTCTGTTTTCCCCGGCTTCAGCCCATCTGAGGTACATATCTATATTGTAATCGACACACTAAATTAATTTACAGTTCAATACATTTAAGTGTGATTTAAACATGAATTCCACCAGAGTCGAAACAAAAGTTGAGACGGCTGTTGCTGCTACTCTGCTGAGCTAGTTAGCTTTAGCGGGCGATTAGCTTCATCTCGACTGGATGTGTGTGGAGCTCAGGTGGTTATTTGGAATAAGAAACTGATTTAGCAAAATTTGATTCATtcattgaaattaaattaattaatgattaattcattaaaatttgTGTTGTTATTACAGATAACGGCAAGGGAGAAATCAATCAGCAGGCCTAAATGTGGATttagcgttagctagctagccagtTTCTGCTGTTGGTCTTTGTTTATAGCTCTGCGCTGTAGTTACATATTTCATGTGCTGTTTTCATGAAAATATTTATGGcgtgaaaatattaaaacacaaaaaaattctGGCTTTAACTTGATTTTGAAGAATTATGAATTGGTATTTCCAGTTTTGTGCTGATGGATTTCCACTTTCTTCCCTTCagatcatgtgtttttgtgttttgcccCCTCCCTGGTGGCTGCTGCTTGTGTGGCCTCCTCTCGCCTCATCCTCCATCTGTCCCCTACATGGCCCCCCCGGCTGCAGCGCCTCACAGCCTACACATGGGAGAACCTGGTCCCATGTGCCGAGAAACTCCTCATGTGTGTATCCGTCTGCGGCTCAGATGACGCTGGCTCGCGCACACCCTCATGACACTTAATAAAAATGGCTGTattcacagaggacattaaaCTTCATCTTGGTGACAGTGATGCAGATGTAAACTGACAACTCAAAGAACATGCTGACACACATCACCCTTAGAGATTAGGATGCCATTCAGTACAAGCATGCAGTGGCGTATACATTTCATGCTACACATTCAGCAAGACACACTAATCATGAGTGCGactgtttgttcctgtttctCTAGTGCACATGACAGTGACGTCAAAGAGGCCAACAAGCAGAAGTGCCAGCAGCccggccagcagcagcagcagcagcagcagcagcagagtcagacGGTGTACCACAGTTCAGGCCAGACAGCCACTGTGGCCCAGTACCTGCACCATCCCAGCATGCAGTACCCCCAGCAGGCTCCACAGCCGGGCCTGGCCTCTAACCACAGGTCTGCCTCCTACCTCAGCCACTCGGCCACCAGCCTGCAGGCTCCTAACGGCCCCCAGCACAGCAACACCCAGGCCATCACTACCTCACTGGATCCTAAGGCCAACAGGGCGTACCAAGTCAGCATGCACTACACCTGCGCTGCTCCGTGCTTTGACAGATGATGGATTTTTGTCAGGATTTAGCCATTttttgcagaggaagagataaGAGATGTGATCTGTTTGTcttgaacagaacagaatacaCTGAAGGAAGAAAGCGTGTTTTTAATTTGGAGAGACTTGATGAGGTTGGTACAGCACTTTGAACCAGAAGGTGTGCGCTATGTGCAATATGCAAACTCTGCTGTCATTTTCACTGTGGAGAGCCTGCATTAGgaattttcttttgtttgagaTACCGGGTATGAATGTTGTTGTGAGGTGGCTAGACGCAGAGTTTGCACCTCTGTACCCACTAGTGTTACTGTATAATTTAGCTACAGACCAAAAGTCCTGTATTTATTTGAGCCAAATTACCTAAGAAGTATTGAACGTGCAAACACCATGTGCCTGTAACCTTTAGGACGATATCTTAGCTAAGTTAAGGGTAGTTACAAATAGGGATTTAGGTCTGTCTGTGGTTGAGATAAGAGAGCAGTTTGTGTAGGTGTTCTATATctcaaatgttttttgtttgttttcttttgagtGTCATTTGTAAAACTAGGAAAGAACACACTCCTCTAGATGTCGCAATTTATTTGCAGAGAAATTTGTTGCTCTTTTGTACACAGAGGATTTCAGTCAGTGCTGTGCACTTCTTCGATGatagttttaaataaaatacaagtcTGTGTTAGCTGAATGAGATTTTTGTCCTGCTGAGTTCTTCGATGTTGCATAAAAATCAGTTCTTAGCTCTATATCTTTCACCCTTTGGGAGTCTCAATCATCCACCGCAGCTGAAACAACAAcccaaaaacatatttctgatAGACTGCACTCAGTTGCCtctttattaggtacacctgtacagtCTAATACAATGCAATGCAGCAGTTCTGCCATAAAGACTGCTTTTATGATGCCTGTAAAGTTCACTTTTTGTTGACATTGTCATAGTGATGCCGTTGTGCTGCACTACATTATATACTTCCtgatgtgccccccccctccatgtactttttgtaaatggaaattacaaaaaaaaaatagaagcacCTCTCAGTATATTGTAGACTAGTACAACACCACTTTTAACGATGAGCCcaataataaacataatttaattaacacatttccaACAATGTTACAGCAGAGCTGTTTTATTGGTTTGCATCAGCTTACAGATGTGCCTAATAAAGTGCCTCGTGCTGAGTTTATTTCTAGTAGGCACTTTCGAGGTGCTGGTCACAAGATTAGAAAAATACCTTTGaagtgctgctggtgtttttgtgcGTCTGTCGCTTTGGATGTTTTAAAATCCGTCCTGTTTGTGAGCAGGTGAGATAGTGACAGGGGCTTATGAGGTCTGGGAACCTGCAGCGAGAGCAGccagttaataaaaaaaatgtaatttccagCTGTACGTCATTCAAAATAGTGAAAGTAAAGGTGCCCTCGGGGTCAAGGTGCCTTTATTGCACGTctttccccatctctctctcccattaCTTCCTATCATCTTTCTACTGTTGGCAATCTAATAAAGGCACAACATGTTCACAGGTGATGGAGGTAATGCATCATAAAtgacaacagaaagaaaaaaaaccagcaTAAACGCTGTTCGTGTCAGGTCTTCTTCCACCAGGGATGTCTCTGAACATTtgtttggtggtggtggtggtgagagTGTCTGTAACACCTCGGCCAACACCCTGTGTGGAAGCATCTACATTTATTCAGTGCTTTCCTTTAGTTATCTCTGCTCTTCAGTGTAATTTGTCACCAGATAAAGGTGATACTTTTACCCCAGTACTGCACTATTTTTGAAGTGCACTTCAAAAATCTACTAGTCACTTTGTAGagtattaatacaaaatataaatcaacaAATAGATTATCATATACTGTCATTGGTTAAACTACCCAGCAGTATATAAACTAATTATATACTGCAGCATTGAAGTGATGTACTCTTGAATGCATCAATAGTTATGATCCACTAACACAATacacattattctgaaatggcCGTTCTGCATAAGTGAGTACTTGAGtatgtatatgtacatgtacatataaATACAGTTTCCTTTGACGCTAATAGTACtttagctgtattttttttactgatctGCACCTGTTATATAGCGTTTGATCTGTGCTGTAGACACTCTTTGCCATATTTGACTCATACAGTTGAACAGTTGATGTCCAGTGTAGAGGAAATGCACAGTCTGCAGAGGGCAGTATGTGCCACTTTTCTGTTGCTCTTCATCCCTGTGGCTTCACAGCTCTGCCATCAGCTCCGTCCTCTTGCATGCCGACTGTCTTCTCTAGAAAATAAGAGCTTTTCCAAGGTTTTCACCTCACATCCTGGACTGAGTAATGTCATGAAAAGAgcaatgtgtgtattttgtgttaaGCTGGTAATGTGTTCAGGATTTGGCCTGTCTGACAGCCCACCAAAAACCTCTGTTATCCAGtcataaaatactgtatgttgccAAGAAAGCTTTGTTTTCGTGCACagatcatttttcattgttcatCTGGGTATTACATTCATTGTCAGTCAACctcagatttgttttctttggctcTAGACGTGGGATCATTTTACCAGTTAAAGCCGGGAAAACTATATATTCATTCTGGTATATTAAGACTGTGTACCTCTGAGGTGAACCACATGTCCTCACTCTCCTGGACATCAATGGAGAAGGGCACATTTAGATTCAGACACAGTGCCATTCTCTCTTCTCAGTTACACAACATTCAAATCAGTTTGTTTCTCTTCcactctgacattttgtttatttgactCAGAGTCTGGAATCATGGTTATACTTTTAAGGCACCCCCTAAGGGGTCTTCTTAGATTCTAATTAAAGTGCGTTCCTGTTATAAAACAATGTGGTCAGGCCTGACGGAAACAACACATCCAAGTAAACCTCTAATGTACTCCTGAATCCTGCATGTCACGATGTGGCGGGCCTACTGAAATAGCATTTCCGCTCTGGGGTTTTACGCTGCCGAGCttcctgtggaggaggaagcagacTGGTGAACCTGGTGGTGAGGACCGAGGTCTTctcgctgctcctcctcctcccaaacACTGCTGCTCGCTTACCGTGGGTATCATCAGTTCAGCAGCCAAACCAGTGGGTGGATTTATGAAGCCGTCCTGAAAGCTTTATCTTAACCACCTATTTATTCACTGCATCTTCCTGTGCCCGAGCACAGGCCAGCAGCGGAGGAGCTACTAACTCACGCACCTTCTAAATACATGTCGGCTCAGTGTTCATAGGTTTGTCTGTGCTGGTCAGGGTCGGGgtgatgcagaaaaaaacaagaagggATTCAAGTCAAAAGTAAAGTCATCCCACCAGGCAGGGTTAAGTCTCCTCTCAGTGAGAGCAGAAACCTTAAATCTCAATACCATGTGAAGATTTTTACATATCCAGACAAAGTtcaggagaaaaacagagaaggaaGTTAAATGACTTTCACATACTTTTCTGTGGTTGCTAAAATGTATCTGAAAAACCAAaccacccacccatccatctgCTGCTCCACTCATGCACACTAAAAGAAGCACTAACAAGATTTGGCTACTTCTATCTTCCATATTCAGAATGTACATGTTATAATCAGTGTGATGTAACTCTCTGATAAGTGAGGGTGACCTGGGAAGAAACATGGGGCCACCGATCGGCCTGTAGCATGGATCCTCCTGAGgagcaaaaacaacagtaaaccTGCCACCAGTCCGTCCACTAAACTCTCTAAGGAACCAATGGTGTCACCTTTGTTTTGAGATATTGAGTTTCAAAGTTTCCACACCGTAGATACCAACATTATCGCCGTCAAGTCGAGTCTGAGCTTTGAATGTAAACCCTGTTATCAGGTTACATCTGCTGAAGTACACAAGATAAAAGCTCAACAGCATTACTAAAACATTTAGCAACTAGTGGCATTAAGCCTGAATCTATCTCTGATTTCTACATATTACAGCTTTAGCCACGATTGCTGTCATCTCTAAACTTTGAATGACTAAAAGCATTCACTCTTTCTCACAAAAACATTAGCACGTGCACTATGATTAACATTAGCAAGCTATCTGACTAGCATGATAGctaatggcaaaaaaaacaatcagcttTTCAAGTTccaaaaagatttttaaaatggctctcaattttttttttgcatctgtaAGAGTCATTTATAACACAATCGCAATACAATGATCAGTTCTGAGGTTTCATAATGTCATGTTTTGCACAGTTTAGTGATTATTTTTCCGCTCCTTTAACCCCAGTGAAGAACATGATTTGATTGGTCCTCAGGTGTATATTCTGAACACTGATTGGTGCTTCACAGGTGGAACTTTATAGAGCAGAGTGAGCAAATGAGTTTGGAGACAGAAACTTTCGATAATCTGGGGCCGATAGCAGATTAAACCAACTCAAAATGTTAGTAATCAGTCAAAGAACTAACTTTTATTATGAGCAAGTCAGTAATTACCACCTCCGTCTGTATTAGCAATCTTATTAAcgatgaaaatgttgaaaatgcatCGTGTAAATGTCTGGAGTGCGACATTTAGAgcaacacacagctgtgtgacaTCAGCATAGCAAGTGCAAGACATAACACTTGAGGATTGTCTACATCAAAACACCATGAGACACCATGTGTGAGATAAATGATGACGTACGGGACAACATGTAGAATaacatacaaatgcacacatgtcACATGTCCATATGCATTGAAGAGCAAGTGGTGGCTGGTACTGCTCCTTCCGTCCATACTGGCCATGAAGAGATCCCTTCATAGTGCGACTCCAGTGGAAGTAATGAGGGGACAAAATCCACACACAGACCTcgttctgtgaaaacacacaaaaattcCAAAGTTTAGCTGAAGCAGGCAATTCCAAAGTTAGAAAGTATGAAATTCCCCTAAGAtatcagactgctgaagcctcatgtTATGATTGGCAGTacttttaatgcattttctgAATGCACTTTTGATGCACCAGACAAGGCAAAATATCGAAAGGTGCATCCAAGCCCAAGAGGTTTAAAATCAAGTCGAGCATTGGTGATTGCAGCTGCCTCAGTAGTGTCTCAAGCTTTCTCCAAGGGGACTGAGATACATGAAGTGTGCAGGTATTGCTCCTGTGTGATAACAGCTTTTGGAAACCACTTCTCTTTGACTAAATCAGGTTAAAAGTGAGTGAGTAAAAGGTGATGACAGTACCAAAAGAATACACAcgacacaacaacaaacagatttggttgtgtctctctcttgcAGAGGGTACTGGGCTGGGTTCAGAGTGAAAGCTCCCAAACTTAAGACACTGGAGGCAGCCTGACTTGACAAGCTGTCAAGTCAAACTGCTCCTTCAGGGCATGCAGGCGAGAGCTCACTTTTTGCTATTGTTCACAAGACAACGAGTGTGAGGGCTGCTCCGAGGCACGCTTTGTTACATTACTGTATTTCATGTTGCAAGAGCCAGAAAAATACTTTCCCATCTAGAAAGGTAATCATAACGATGACCGTGACAGAAAGACATACGTCGCTCTGCCTCAAACAAATggctgtgttcacactacaACACCAACCTTTACTTCTCATACTACCACTAATGCTAGAATACTACAAAGCAGTAACTACGTTTGGCTTGATCTTGGATTTGTTCTGGTTTTCAAGTTTCAAGAGACAAAAGCTTGAAGAATTCAGCAGATAATTCCAGTGACAGGTTGACAGACTTATTTACTGTGGTAGTCAAACAGTTAACAATAGCCAATGAGGAGTGACTCGGTTATGACACAAAGCCCAGTGTCACTCATCTATGGAGTCCAAAGTGTGCAAtattaaacaaagaaataattcaCGGtgaaatatcattattattgaatgttatttcatcattattacTTTTATAATAACGGTATTGATAAGGGTCACTTGTCACTTTTCATGTCACGTTTTTAATGACAGTGGTCGTTGCCTCTTAAACAAGCAGTGTCAACATCTGCTACCAAATTTAGCCACCTCGCTCACATTAGCTGGTTACTGCAGAGTACCTTATGCCACATTTTGAATCTAAAGATGTCCcccagagaaagacacacaagtCTGCggggaagaagaaaagagacgGCCTTTCTCTGTGGTCGCAACAGGGCCGAACGCTAGCTAACACTGCTAACCCCGCTAACACTGGTTTTTCACCTGGATGCTGAGTAATAAAGCAAGTTCACAAAGAAGGCAGCATTAGCAGCCTTGTTAAGCTCACGCTTAGACGCTAAAGAGGGTTAAGTATAgttactctgtgtttgtgtgtgtgtgtctactgtgATTATTTACAACTGCAGCCTCTCATTGGTTGAATCAGAATATCATGTGGCATTATCGTTGCTCTAGCTAACAGAAGCTAACTGGCTACATTCGGCAACCGTGGCTGAGATTATTAGTTTAACAGAGGAAGGAGGTACATGATTGGCTAGAAGGTAACTGAGAGGTTGacaacacatacatatatatatccAACATATACAGTCTCTACAACACCACTGTCAAGAAAGTGCCATTATAAAATAGATGTTTACTTGGCTTTTAAAAATGGAGCATTTCGATATAAACTGATCCAATAAAAACCCTGTTGTtataaaatcaataatgaaataacatttttattaaaaaaaaaaaagttttaataatTATAGCAAGGCTTGTTGCAAATGATTGTTTCTTGTAGTATATATTTTACACAACTCATTCATGTGATTGTTTAGTTCATGTCTTATCTATTCATTTGGTATTGTTCATGTTGGGGTTCCATACTCACCCACTGGCTCTACATTCCTGGGATCAACAAATAACAATGGCAAGCCATAGCATAGGATGGATAGAAGTTTTTACAGGTAGAAGATTTGCCTTGTATGGTTAAAGCCCAGGtgctgaaaacaatgaaaacctgttttaaaaaaaggacacaagtgttatttttacagtgt
It includes:
- the ccnj gene encoding cyclin-J, with protein sequence MELEDQWWKGQLAADIYQALRYKELKLPSYKGQSPQLNLRRCFADLIAIISNCFRLCPAARHLAVYLLDLFMDRYDVTVQQLHMVSLSCLLLASKFEEREDRVPKLETLNSLGCMSSMNLVLTKQGLLHMELLLLETFQWNLYLPTAAHFIDYYLSIAVHEGDLHDGWPMTCLEKTKLYMAKYADYFLEVSLQDHVFLCFAPSLVAAACVASSRLILHLSPTWPPRLQRLTAYTWENLVPCAEKLLIAHDSDVKEANKQKCQQPGQQQQQQQQQQSQTVYHSSGQTATVAQYLHHPSMQYPQQAPQPGLASNHRSASYLSHSATSLQAPNGPQHSNTQAITTSLDPKANRAYQVSMHYTCAAPCFDR